In Verrucomicrobiia bacterium, the genomic window AGTAGTTGTCCGCCGATTTAAAACGAAAGATGGGTGCGAGAAAATCCAATTGCGCGTTGATCTCGGGCTGCTCCAGATGAACGCCGAAGGGCGGCCCGATGGCAAGCGGCCATTCGGTTATACGTCCCTTTATGAACATTACCAGGCCCGGCTGTACAAGCACCTAGCCGCCCATGACGGAGTGGCAGATGGATTCAAACTCAAGCCGGAAGACTGTTCCAAACTCCAACTCGAATTTCTCCAGTATCACCACCGCTATATCTGCCTGCTCCAACTAGAAGATTACGCAG contains:
- a CDS encoding DNA helicase UvrBC; its protein translation is MDFDISRLLADWEYQPGQVVVRRFKTKDGCEKIQLRVDLGLLQMNAEGRPDGKRPFGYTSLYEHYQARLYKHLAAHDGVADGFKLKPEDCSKLQLEFLQYHHRYICLLQLEDYA